One Candidatus Binataceae bacterium DNA segment encodes these proteins:
- a CDS encoding 3-isopropylmalate dehydratase: protein MSNSDPLVVQGRVWLFADDNINTDLMMPQTVFAKSLEVQLRHVFATYRPGWIDEVRAGDILVGGRNFGTGSSRPGSMLLKRLGIAALVAETINGLFYRNCVNYALPAMECSGIRTLVNEGDTLRVDITHGSVENLTRGQQGNGVRMPDFLQAIVRAGGIMERLKTEGYL from the coding sequence ATGAGCAATTCCGATCCCCTCGTCGTGCAGGGCCGGGTCTGGCTATTCGCCGACGACAATATCAATACCGATCTGATGATGCCGCAGACTGTTTTTGCCAAGTCGCTGGAGGTGCAGTTGCGTCATGTGTTCGCGACCTACCGTCCCGGGTGGATCGATGAAGTGCGTGCCGGCGACATCCTGGTCGGCGGGCGGAACTTCGGCACGGGCTCGAGCCGTCCGGGCTCGATGCTGCTCAAGCGCCTCGGTATCGCGGCACTGGTCGCTGAAACGATCAACGGGCTTTTCTATCGCAATTGCGTCAATTACGCGCTGCCTGCGATGGAATGCAGTGGTATTCGCACACTAGTAAATGAAGGTGACACGCTGCGCGTCGATATTACCCACGGCAGCGTCGAGAATCTCACTCGCGGGCAACAGGGCAATGGCGTCAGGATGCCGGACTTCCTGCAGGCTATCGTTCGCGCCGGGGGAATAATGGAGCGCCTGAAGACGGAAGGGTATCTGTAG
- a CDS encoding aconitase/3-isopropylmalate dehydratase large subunit family protein produces the protein MAEKILSRHSGNGRVRPGDIVVCDVDKIIQIDLTFSATAPMPKRIVDPGKIAVILDHAVPAPTIADAEGQSIARKFVKDFGIDKFYDLGRGGICHQVVLENGLALPGQILTCTDSHTCASGAFNCVARGMGPLEMLQIMCTGKTWYQVAPTVRFELSGRKPPNVFGKDVFLHLADIAGSVEGHNIEFGGPGVAELTLDDRATLATMAAELSAEFATFPADNKVAEYLRSVTQEQFEPAESDADAEYAATYPVDLSQLRPYVARPDFIPHNTLPVTELGEDVPIDQAFVGSCANGKLEDFRVAAQVVRGRKIAPRVRFIVTPSSQRVLKEAVRLGYVETLLEAGAMVTNSTCGACYGGHMGVVGPNEVCITSSTRNFKGRMGSPSARIYMASSATVAASAVAGRICDPTAYLGDEV, from the coding sequence ATGGCGGAGAAGATTCTCTCGCGGCACAGCGGAAATGGCCGCGTCCGCCCCGGTGATATTGTCGTCTGCGACGTCGATAAGATTATTCAAATCGATCTGACCTTTAGCGCGACGGCGCCGATGCCCAAACGGATCGTCGATCCAGGAAAAATCGCGGTCATCCTCGATCATGCAGTACCGGCGCCGACTATCGCCGACGCGGAAGGCCAGTCGATCGCGCGCAAGTTCGTAAAGGATTTCGGGATCGACAAGTTCTACGATCTCGGCCGCGGCGGAATCTGCCACCAGGTGGTGCTCGAAAATGGTCTCGCGCTTCCGGGACAGATACTCACTTGCACCGATTCGCACACCTGCGCGTCCGGCGCATTCAATTGCGTCGCGCGCGGCATGGGTCCGCTCGAGATGCTGCAAATCATGTGTACCGGCAAAACCTGGTACCAGGTGGCGCCCACAGTGAGATTCGAGCTGAGCGGGCGCAAGCCTCCGAACGTATTCGGCAAAGATGTATTCCTGCACCTCGCCGATATCGCCGGCAGTGTCGAAGGGCACAATATCGAATTCGGCGGACCGGGCGTCGCCGAGTTGACGCTCGACGATCGCGCCACCCTCGCGACGATGGCGGCCGAGCTCAGCGCTGAATTCGCGACATTCCCGGCCGACAATAAAGTCGCCGAATATCTTCGTTCGGTTACGCAGGAGCAATTTGAACCTGCCGAAAGCGATGCCGATGCAGAATACGCCGCGACCTATCCAGTCGATCTTTCTCAGTTGCGGCCCTACGTTGCCCGGCCTGATTTCATTCCTCACAACACTCTGCCGGTCACCGAGCTCGGAGAGGACGTTCCGATCGATCAGGCCTTTGTCGGCTCATGCGCGAACGGCAAGCTCGAGGATTTCCGCGTCGCGGCGCAAGTCGTGCGCGGCAGGAAAATCGCGCCACGCGTCCGATTCATCGTCACTCCGTCATCGCAGCGCGTGCTCAAGGAAGCGGTGCGGCTCGGCTACGTCGAAACTCTCCTCGAGGCGGGAGCCATGGTAACCAACTCGACCTGCGGTGCCTGTTACGGCGGACACATGGGCGTGGTCGGGCCCAACGAAGTATGTATCACGTCGAGCACGCGCAACTTCAAGGGCCGCATGGGCAGTCCCTCAGCGCGTATCTACATGGCCTCGTCGGCGACGGTGGCAGCCTCGGCAGTCGCAGGGCGCATATGCGATCCAACCGCATATCTCGGAGACGAAGTATGA
- a CDS encoding isocitrate lyase/PEP mutase family protein produces the protein MNSAHELRAKLDSGEMVVAPFVYDALQAKIAERLGFEAVYMTGFGTAAARGFPDLGMLTMSEMVDNVRAIARSVEIPVVCDADTGYGNPTNVWRTVREYEHAGAAALHIEDQVWPKRCGFLTGKQVIAMDEMVPKVRAACDARTNPDTVIIARTDALAVNGWDDVVRRANAYREAGADLIFVDGIRTHDDLRDYVSRLKHLPLLYNGQLQPVPELAKHGFKLTIYSGTFLAYYQSTYDALAELKQTGTVKRDARDAFRELIDLLGVEEMDALGKKYNS, from the coding sequence ATGAATTCCGCCCACGAGCTGCGCGCCAAACTCGACTCAGGTGAAATGGTCGTCGCGCCATTCGTCTATGACGCCCTCCAGGCCAAGATCGCGGAGCGGCTCGGCTTCGAGGCCGTCTACATGACCGGCTTCGGCACCGCGGCCGCGCGTGGCTTTCCCGATCTCGGTATGCTGACGATGAGCGAAATGGTCGACAACGTTCGCGCTATCGCGCGCTCGGTTGAGATTCCGGTCGTGTGCGACGCCGACACCGGCTACGGCAATCCCACCAACGTATGGCGCACGGTCCGCGAGTATGAGCACGCGGGCGCCGCGGCACTGCATATCGAAGACCAGGTCTGGCCGAAGCGTTGCGGCTTCCTCACCGGCAAACAGGTCATTGCGATGGACGAGATGGTGCCGAAGGTGCGTGCGGCGTGCGACGCGCGTACCAATCCGGACACCGTGATAATCGCGCGCACCGACGCGCTCGCGGTCAACGGATGGGACGACGTCGTGCGCCGCGCCAATGCGTATCGCGAGGCTGGTGCCGACTTGATATTCGTCGATGGCATCCGCACCCACGACGATTTGCGCGACTATGTATCGCGGCTGAAGCATCTGCCGCTTCTATATAATGGTCAGCTGCAGCCCGTGCCCGAGCTCGCAAAGCACGGCTTCAAGTTGACTATCTATTCGGGCACCTTCCTCGCCTATTATCAGTCGACCTACGATGCGCTCGCGGAGTTGAAGCAGACCGGCACGGTAAAGCGCGACGCGCGCGACGCGTTCCGTGAGCTGATCGATTTGCTGGGAGTCGAAGAGATGGACGCTCTCGGCAAGAAGTACAATAGCTGA
- a CDS encoding alpha/beta hydrolase: protein MSITEHAVKTRRHTTFYLADGPENGPLVIFTHGWPELSISWRNQLPALAALGFRAIAPDMRGYGRSSVYAQHADYAQEQIVRDMIELIDSLGREKAVWVGHDWGSPVAWNVASHHPERTHAVASLCVPYFTIDRGLEHTLTLVDRRLYPEKEYPYGQWDYMRYYEESFDESIAPMDANVEKFMKVIFRKGDPAGEGQRTFSATTRRDHGWLGGGAVPDMPRDNDIVSEEQLSIYVSALERNGFFGPSAWYMNHKANAAYGATAKNGGYLEMPALFLNAQYDYVCEATHSRLAEPMRSYCRSLTEVTLRTGHWMAQEKPREVNAALIQWLATRVQEVWPRPS from the coding sequence ATGTCGATCACCGAGCACGCAGTCAAAACCAGGCGGCACACCACTTTCTATCTGGCCGACGGCCCCGAGAATGGCCCGCTCGTGATCTTCACACACGGTTGGCCGGAGTTGTCTATTAGTTGGCGCAATCAGCTTCCAGCGCTGGCAGCGTTGGGGTTTCGCGCGATCGCGCCAGACATGCGCGGCTACGGACGCTCGAGCGTTTATGCGCAACACGCGGATTATGCGCAGGAGCAGATCGTGCGCGACATGATCGAGCTTATCGACTCACTCGGGCGCGAAAAGGCGGTGTGGGTCGGACACGACTGGGGCAGTCCGGTCGCGTGGAACGTCGCGAGCCATCATCCGGAGCGCACTCATGCCGTCGCGAGTTTGTGCGTACCCTACTTCACGATCGATCGCGGCCTCGAGCACACGCTGACGCTGGTCGATCGCAGGCTCTACCCGGAGAAGGAATATCCATACGGGCAGTGGGACTACATGCGCTACTACGAGGAGAGCTTCGACGAATCGATCGCGCCGATGGACGCGAACGTCGAGAAGTTCATGAAAGTCATCTTTCGCAAGGGCGATCCCGCCGGCGAAGGACAGCGCACATTCAGCGCGACGACGCGGCGCGACCATGGATGGCTCGGCGGAGGCGCCGTGCCTGACATGCCGCGCGACAACGACATCGTCAGTGAAGAGCAATTGAGTATTTATGTATCGGCGCTCGAGCGGAACGGATTCTTCGGTCCGTCGGCGTGGTACATGAATCACAAAGCCAACGCCGCCTATGGTGCGACGGCGAAGAATGGCGGCTACCTGGAGATGCCGGCGCTGTTCCTCAACGCGCAATACGACTACGTGTGCGAGGCGACTCACTCGAGGCTCGCCGAGCCGATGCGCAGCTACTGCCGGAGTCTCACTGAAGTTACCTTGCGCACGGGACACTGGATGGCGCAGGAGAAGCCGCGCGAAGTGAATGCGGCGCTTATCCAGTGGCTCGCGACCAGGGTTCAGGAAGTGTGGCCGCGGCCGAGCTGA